The nucleotide window GCTTCCACCGCATGCGCCACCTTTTGCTGCGTCATCGCCGGCCACGCATTCCTCCATCGCTACCGCACCGTCCACCCGCCTCCTCTCATCGGCTTTCTCCACGACCCGTTCAGTCCGGTGCAGCCGCCGCACCCCTCCGCCATCGCCGCCCGCGCCTTCGCCGACTTCGACTTCTCTTGCTCCTCCTTCCTCCCCTCCACCGCCGGCCGTACCTGGAGTAGAATCAACCTTTTTGACGGACGCGCCCTCCTTGCCGGCGCCCCGGTCGAAGAAGAAAGCGGCAGCAACATCCTGGTGGGCTCCGATGTGTGCGACTACATGTACCGCAAATTTCTGGTGAGAGACCTTGCCGTGTGCGACCCGGTGCATCGCCGCTACGTCCTGCTGCCCGCCGTCCCCGACGACCTGAAGGCGCTGGTCCGCAGACCGGACCTTTTTTGTCTGGAGACTTTCCTTGCTCCCGGCGACGATGAGGAGGACCCTCTATCATTCAGAGTGATGTGCTTGGCGCAATGCAGAATGCATCTGCTGCTTATTGTCTTCTCCTCTTTGGATGGACAATGGCGTGTTCTTACATACGACCAATGGAGTGCTCGGGCTACACTTGCTTCCTTTGGAAACTCTGAGACCGGGCTGTCGGATCGTCAGTTCGTCCACGGATGTTTCTGCTGGCAATTGCATTTCCTGGACAAGTTGCTTCTGCTGGACACGCACACCATGGAGTTCTCTGATGTCGACCTCCCGCCTGACCATCGAGGGATGGGTCGATCTGTCATTGTCGAGGCGTCGGAGGGAAACCTTGGGATGCTCACTAAATGGTATGATCAGGACACTGAAAATGACCCACTCTGGCTCACGTATTCTGTTCTTAGAAATAATCAATGGCACTGGGAGAAGGACATCCCAATGCCGGTAAAGCGTGCAATTCTGGTTGGTGTAGCCGAGGGATACTTGCTTTTAGACGTGTTGTACACCACGCCTTCACAAGAGGATCTGAAGTTTGGATACTTCTCGGTGGACTCGAAGACATTGCAGGTCGAGTTGTTCGCTGGGCTTACCAAAGCGATCTCAGCAGGTCATCTATATGCTGGTTTCCCACCATCCCTGTCTCCACCAACTATCTGAGTTGCTCGAATTGTTCAACCTTTAGTGTACTCTTATTTAATCTGGTCACAGTCTGGCACAGCAAAGCAATATGTTTCAGGGATTTGCTTGATGATGACACACTTTGGTAATATGTTTATTTTCATACAAGCAGTGTTGGTTATGGATGCAGCCAATTGATATTGTGCCCTGTCTGCAGTTTTATATTTAATAAGTGTTATGCATCGTTGGTACATTTTGGGATAATGTATTGTCTAATTTACGTGAAATTGGAAGCTTACTGAATTTGGGAAAGCAATTCTCATCTAGAACATGCACATGAGCATCTTATTATTGTAGGAGTAATAAGGAAACCACTTTACTGCCACTGTTCCAGTAATCCAGAGTTAGCCTTGGGCATGTTTATTCAACTTGGCATGGGTTTCTTTGTTTCTAGTTATTCTCTCTCGTTGCTTGAATTATAGGTCCTTTAGCTAATGCTCTGGTCTCGTCAGCATGCTCACATCCTTTTTTTGCTACTCTTAGTCGATACATTTCTAATTTTTTGTATGATAAGAGATTATCAAATTACAACGGCGGCTTGTATAGTCTGAGTAGCGGTTTTAAAAGCAATGAGGTGGTTCTGTGGTTCATTTTTTATATGGTGACAATGCATTGGCTATTTACAAACCCTTGAATCCACTGGCTATTTACA belongs to Triticum urartu cultivar G1812 chromosome 7, Tu2.1, whole genome shotgun sequence and includes:
- the LOC125518215 gene encoding uncharacterized protein LOC125518215: MAPPPTSRPAPPPEPPFLRTPHDLLEEIFLRLPTAADLARASTACATFCCVIAGHAFLHRYRTVHPPPLIGFLHDPFSPVQPPHPSAIAARAFADFDFSCSSFLPSTAGRTWSRINLFDGRALLAGAPVEEESGSNILVGSDVCDYMYRKFLVRDLAVCDPVHRRYVLLPAVPDDLKALVRRPDLFCLETFLAPGDDEEDPLSFRVMCLAQCRMHLLLIVFSSLDGQWRVLTYDQWSARATLASFGNSETGLSDRQFVHGCFCWQLHFLDKLLLLDTHTMEFSDVDLPPDHRGMGRSVIVEASEGNLGMLTKWYDQDTENDPLWLTYSVLRNNQWHWEKDIPMPVKRAILVGVAEGYLLLDVLYTTPSQEDLKFGYFSVDSKTLQVELFAGLTKAISAGHLYAGFPPSLSPPTI